In one window of Oncorhynchus gorbuscha isolate QuinsamMale2020 ecotype Even-year linkage group LG23, OgorEven_v1.0, whole genome shotgun sequence DNA:
- the LOC124011086 gene encoding glutathione S-transferase P-like isoform X1, producing the protein MGPYTITYFGVRGRCGAMRIMMADQGQEWKEIVVDFADWMKGDLKATCVFGQLPKLEDGGFALYQSNAILRHLGRNHDAYGKDGKEAALIDMMCDGVEDLRLKYVKMIYQEYDTGKDVYIKDLPNHLDKFEAVMAKNKTGFLVGDKPSFADYSLFEVLLNHLVLCSSCLDTFPSLKSFVEKMSARPKIKTFLDSEAYKKLPINGNGKQ; encoded by the exons A TGGGTCCCTACACAATCACCTACTTTGGAGTCCGAG GGCGCTGTGGCGCTATGAGAATCATGATGGCCGACCAGGGACAGGAATGGAAGGAGATCGTGGTGGACTTTGCggactggatgaagggagatCTGAAAGCCACTTGT GTATTTGGTCAGTTGCCCAAGTTAGAAGATGGAGGATTTGCCCTGTACCAGTCAAATGCCATTCTGAGGCACTTGGGCCGCAATCATG ATGCCTATGGGAAAGATGGCAAGGAGGCTGCCCTCATTGACATGATGTGTGATGGTGTTGAGGACCTTCGTCTTAAATACGTAAAAATGATTTACCAGGAATAC GATACTGGTAAAGACGTATACATCAAAGACCTTCCTAACCACCTTGACAAGTTTGAAGCTGTGATGGCCAAAAACAAGACTGGTTTTCTTGTTGGCGACAAG CCATCCTTTGCTGACTATAGTCTGTTTGAAGTCCTTCTCAACCACCTGGTGCTCTGCTCCAGTTGCCTGGATACCTTCCCCTCCCTGAAGAGTTTTGTCGAGAAGATGTCTGCCCGTCCCAAAATCAAGACCTTCCTAGACTCTGAAGCCTACAAGAAACTGCCCATTAACGGCAATGGCAAACAGTGA
- the LOC124011086 gene encoding glutathione S-transferase P-like isoform X2 — protein MRIMMADQGQEWKEIVVDFADWMKGDLKATCVFGQLPKLEDGGFALYQSNAILRHLGRNHDAYGKDGKEAALIDMMCDGVEDLRLKYVKMIYQEYDTGKDVYIKDLPNHLDKFEAVMAKNKTGFLVGDKPSFADYSLFEVLLNHLVLCSSCLDTFPSLKSFVEKMSARPKIKTFLDSEAYKKLPINGNGKQ, from the exons ATGAGAATCATGATGGCCGACCAGGGACAGGAATGGAAGGAGATCGTGGTGGACTTTGCggactggatgaagggagatCTGAAAGCCACTTGT GTATTTGGTCAGTTGCCCAAGTTAGAAGATGGAGGATTTGCCCTGTACCAGTCAAATGCCATTCTGAGGCACTTGGGCCGCAATCATG ATGCCTATGGGAAAGATGGCAAGGAGGCTGCCCTCATTGACATGATGTGTGATGGTGTTGAGGACCTTCGTCTTAAATACGTAAAAATGATTTACCAGGAATAC GATACTGGTAAAGACGTATACATCAAAGACCTTCCTAACCACCTTGACAAGTTTGAAGCTGTGATGGCCAAAAACAAGACTGGTTTTCTTGTTGGCGACAAG CCATCCTTTGCTGACTATAGTCTGTTTGAAGTCCTTCTCAACCACCTGGTGCTCTGCTCCAGTTGCCTGGATACCTTCCCCTCCCTGAAGAGTTTTGTCGAGAAGATGTCTGCCCGTCCCAAAATCAAGACCTTCCTAGACTCTGAAGCCTACAAGAAACTGCCCATTAACGGCAATGGCAAACAGTGA